From a single Streptomyces sp. NBC_01264 genomic region:
- a CDS encoding MarR family winged helix-turn-helix transcriptional regulator produces MGDTPDGTTPVHEPSLDEQIAVYQREFQDLDPQVEKVVSALSRLNRRMNVAYGRQTAALGISNAEWEVLKALVLSGAPYRMGPSELAKQLGLTPAAMTHRIDRMTAEGLVTRERDENNRVRVIVELTAEGRSKWLDAMRAATVFEEDLLQDLSTAERGVLGDMLTRLLERVEDLQSPH; encoded by the coding sequence ATGGGTGACACCCCCGACGGCACTACGCCCGTCCACGAGCCGAGCCTCGACGAACAGATCGCCGTCTATCAGCGCGAGTTCCAGGACCTCGACCCCCAGGTCGAGAAGGTCGTCTCGGCCCTCAGCCGCCTGAACCGCCGCATGAACGTCGCGTACGGCCGCCAGACGGCGGCCCTGGGCATCAGCAACGCGGAGTGGGAGGTCCTCAAGGCCCTCGTCCTCTCCGGAGCCCCGTACCGGATGGGCCCGAGCGAGCTCGCGAAGCAGCTGGGCCTCACGCCGGCGGCGATGACCCACCGGATCGACCGCATGACGGCGGAAGGGCTGGTCACGCGCGAGCGGGACGAGAACAACCGCGTCCGCGTGATCGTGGAGCTCACCGCCGAAGGTCGCAGCAAGTGGCTGGACGCGATGCGCGCGGCGACGGTCTTCGAGGAGGACCTCCTCCAGGACCTCTCCACGGCGGAGCGGGGCGTACTGGGTGACATGCTCACCCGCCTCCTGGAGCGCGTAGAGGACCTCCAGTCCCCGCACTGA
- a CDS encoding MFS transporter, translating to MGAAMRRIQAGNALTAFGIGFTVPFLYVYAAKVRELDPMWATGTFMAFALGALLALPFTGRVIDRRGPVPVVIGAALVASLGALSLGLSTGVVAILLSALALGAGQAVMQPALATMIVRCSTPSTRTRAFALQFFMQNLGLGIGGLIGGLIVDETRPGSFTLLFGIEAVMFLVLAGVIATVRMPQAPTISNALAKAAAQSGGGWKRLMEHKAMVQFCVLGFVLFFACYGQFESGLAAFGTEAAGISPSTLGFALAANTGAIVLAQFVVLRLVENHRRSRVIALVGLLWTVAWIIAAFSGLGHGSAVMAGAAFVTTYALFGIGEAMLSPTLAPLVADLAPEGSVGQYNSAFALVKQMALALGPLGVPLAAGVPMLYIGVFVLVSLGIAGLALRLGKHLTPVQDNPSLAGSTVVAGSGEQVKASGPVAAQV from the coding sequence ATGGGCGCTGCGATGCGGAGGATCCAGGCCGGGAACGCGTTGACCGCGTTCGGTATCGGATTCACGGTTCCGTTCCTCTACGTCTACGCGGCGAAGGTGCGAGAACTGGACCCCATGTGGGCGACGGGTACGTTCATGGCGTTCGCCCTCGGTGCGCTTCTCGCGCTGCCCTTCACCGGGCGGGTGATCGACCGGCGCGGTCCGGTCCCCGTCGTCATCGGTGCGGCCCTCGTGGCCTCGCTCGGTGCGCTGTCGCTCGGCCTCTCCACCGGCGTGGTCGCGATCCTGCTCTCCGCGCTCGCGCTGGGTGCCGGTCAGGCGGTCATGCAGCCGGCGCTGGCCACGATGATCGTGCGGTGCTCCACCCCCTCCACCCGGACCCGTGCCTTCGCGCTGCAGTTCTTCATGCAGAACCTCGGTCTGGGCATCGGCGGTCTGATCGGCGGGCTCATCGTCGACGAGACCCGGCCCGGCAGCTTCACCCTGCTCTTCGGCATCGAGGCCGTGATGTTCCTGGTGCTGGCCGGGGTCATCGCCACCGTGCGGATGCCGCAGGCGCCGACCATCAGCAACGCGCTGGCCAAGGCCGCCGCGCAGTCGGGTGGTGGCTGGAAGCGGCTGATGGAGCACAAGGCGATGGTGCAGTTCTGCGTCCTCGGCTTCGTCCTGTTCTTCGCCTGTTACGGGCAGTTCGAGTCGGGTCTCGCCGCCTTCGGCACCGAGGCCGCCGGGATCTCCCCGTCCACGCTCGGGTTCGCCCTCGCCGCCAACACCGGGGCGATCGTGCTCGCCCAGTTCGTTGTCCTCCGGCTGGTCGAGAACCACCGCCGGTCCCGGGTGATCGCGCTGGTCGGCCTGCTGTGGACCGTCGCGTGGATCATCGCCGCCTTCTCCGGGCTGGGACACGGCAGTGCCGTCATGGCAGGCGCCGCGTTCGTGACCACGTACGCCCTCTTCGGCATCGGTGAGGCGATGCTGTCGCCGACGCTGGCGCCACTGGTGGCCGATCTGGCTCCCGAGGGGTCCGTGGGCCAGTACAACTCGGCCTTCGCGCTGGTCAAGCAGATGGCCCTGGCGCTCGGGCCGCTCGGTGTGCCGCTGGCCGCCGGGGTGCCGATGCTCTACATCGGGGTCTTCGTCCTGGTGTCGCTCGGCATCGCCGGGCTGGCGCTGCGGCTCGGCAAGCACCTGACGCCGGTGCAGGACAACCCGTCCCTGGCCGGGAGCACGGTCGTGGCCGGGTCGGGGGAGCAGGTCAAGGCCTCCGGGCCCGTGGCCGCGCAGGTCTAG
- a CDS encoding ATP-binding SpoIIE family protein phosphatase, producing MNFTRWSARFPGTQRRAAARSEHAAAQAKRGEGSVPAARGAAGLSVTGPDGCPADPTVRGTGSAPGTGSAAAAATGTGTPAPSLEELSVREVLDRLPALVALVHGPEHRVAYVNDAYTSGFGARAPGAPAHVALPELGDLGLLPLLDQVQRSGKPRTAKNRTAPGGTSSYTVTCTPIEFPKTSAGTGPDSEAEGTGTGVLIHLADVTDHAEAVERLRASERRQREAAVTLQRSLLPQELEQPDDLRVAATYQPGGTEAAVGGDWYDVITLGAGRTALVIGDVMGRGVRAAAVMGQLRTAVRAYARLDLPPHEVLQLLDGLAAEIDASQIATCVYAVHDPNEGLLAYASAGHLPILVRDEDGTVRRAADPTGPPLGTGGWLHTSGTIALGPGSTAVLYTDGLVERRGEDIDEGVAALERALSGAQGTPAVICDRLMRALGVDADHDDDVAVMVLQQPARTGADAELFHNAALELLGGIEAAPRARAFAQGVLASWRFPVELCDLGVLAASELVANSLQHGTPPMRLRLRRTDRRLIIEVTDGDDHLPRRRRAEPADETGRGISIVATIASAWGSRRTPGGGKAVWCEFALPDKDK from the coding sequence GTGAACTTCACGCGCTGGAGCGCCCGGTTTCCCGGAACGCAGCGTCGCGCCGCCGCCCGGTCCGAACACGCCGCCGCCCAGGCCAAAAGGGGCGAGGGCTCGGTCCCGGCCGCCCGCGGCGCCGCCGGCCTTTCCGTGACCGGCCCGGACGGCTGCCCCGCCGACCCCACGGTCCGCGGCACCGGTTCCGCCCCCGGCACCGGCTCCGCCGCAGCAGCCGCGACCGGTACGGGAACCCCCGCACCGTCCCTCGAAGAGCTCTCCGTACGCGAGGTCCTCGACCGCCTCCCGGCCCTCGTCGCCCTCGTGCACGGTCCCGAGCACCGCGTCGCCTACGTCAACGACGCCTACACCTCGGGCTTCGGCGCCCGCGCCCCCGGCGCGCCCGCGCACGTGGCCCTCCCCGAACTCGGGGACCTCGGCCTGCTCCCGCTCCTCGACCAGGTCCAGCGCAGCGGCAAGCCCCGTACGGCCAAGAACCGCACCGCGCCCGGCGGCACCAGCTCGTACACGGTCACGTGCACCCCGATCGAGTTCCCCAAGACGAGCGCGGGCACCGGCCCCGACAGCGAAGCGGAAGGCACCGGCACCGGCGTCCTGATCCACCTCGCCGACGTCACCGACCACGCCGAGGCCGTCGAGCGGCTGCGCGCCAGCGAGCGCCGCCAGCGCGAGGCCGCCGTCACCCTCCAGCGCTCCCTCCTCCCGCAGGAACTGGAGCAGCCCGACGACCTGCGCGTCGCCGCCACCTACCAGCCCGGCGGCACCGAAGCCGCCGTCGGCGGCGATTGGTACGACGTCATCACCCTCGGCGCCGGCCGCACGGCCCTGGTCATCGGCGACGTCATGGGCCGGGGCGTCCGCGCCGCCGCCGTCATGGGCCAGCTCCGCACGGCCGTCCGCGCGTACGCACGCCTCGACCTGCCGCCCCACGAGGTCCTGCAGCTCCTCGACGGACTGGCGGCCGAGATCGACGCCAGCCAGATCGCCACCTGCGTCTACGCCGTCCACGACCCCAACGAGGGCCTCCTCGCGTACGCCTCCGCCGGCCACCTCCCGATCCTCGTCCGCGACGAGGACGGCACCGTCCGCCGCGCGGCCGACCCCACCGGCCCGCCGCTCGGCACCGGCGGCTGGCTCCACACCTCGGGCACCATCGCGCTCGGCCCCGGCTCCACCGCCGTCCTCTACACCGACGGCCTGGTCGAGCGCCGCGGCGAGGACATCGACGAGGGCGTCGCCGCCCTGGAGCGCGCCCTCTCCGGCGCCCAGGGCACCCCCGCCGTGATCTGCGACCGCCTGATGCGCGCCCTCGGCGTCGACGCCGACCACGACGACGACGTCGCCGTGATGGTCCTCCAGCAGCCCGCCCGCACCGGCGCGGACGCCGAGCTCTTCCACAACGCGGCCCTCGAACTCCTCGGCGGCATCGAGGCCGCCCCGCGCGCCCGCGCCTTCGCCCAGGGCGTCCTCGCCTCCTGGCGCTTCCCGGTCGAGCTGTGCGACCTCGGCGTCCTCGCCGCCAGCGAGCTCGTCGCGAACTCCCTCCAGCACGGCACCCCGCCCATGCGCCTGCGCCTGCGCCGCACCGACCGCCGGCTGATCATCGAAGTCACCGACGGGGACGACCACCTCCCGCGCCGCCGCCGCGCCGAACCGGCCGACGAGACCGGCCGCGGCATCTCCATCGTCGCCACCATCGCCTCGGCCTGGGGCTCGCGCCGCACTCCGGGCGGCGGCAAGGCCGTCTGGTGCGAGTTCGCCCTCCCGGACAAGGACAAGTAG
- a CDS encoding NAD(P)/FAD-dependent oxidoreductase: protein MKAANSRGTAPGTPSRTRILIVGGGYVGMYTALRLQRKLRADEAEVTVVTPEPYMTYQPFLPEAAAGSISPRHVVVPLRRVLPKCRIVIGEARHIDHAARTATVTTLATDEEGGGPVEIEYDELVLAPGSVSRTLPIPGLAEYAIGFKTVEEAIGLRNHVIEQMDIASSTRDPALRDAALTFVFVGGGYAGVEALGELEDMARFAARYYHNIKPEDMKWVLVEASDRILPEVGPEMGTYTIRELRRRGIDLRLETRLESCENRIAVLSDGARFPTRTVVWTAGVKPHPILAASDLPKTERGRLACTSFLTVEGVEHAWAAGDAASVPDITAAEKGVPCAPNAQHAVRQAKVLADNLVSSLRGGLLTEYAHKYAGSVASLGLHKGVAHIYGRKLKGYPAWLMHRAYHLSRVPTLNRKTRVLAEWTLSGLFTREIVSLGSLEHPRAEFELAAGGGPKDPPKKNEG from the coding sequence GTGAAGGCTGCTAACTCCCGGGGCACGGCCCCCGGTACCCCGTCCCGTACGCGGATCCTCATCGTCGGCGGCGGCTACGTAGGCATGTACACGGCACTCCGGCTCCAGCGAAAGCTGAGAGCCGACGAGGCCGAGGTCACGGTGGTCACCCCCGAGCCCTACATGACGTACCAGCCCTTCCTCCCCGAAGCGGCCGCCGGCTCCATTTCTCCGCGTCACGTCGTGGTCCCACTGCGCCGTGTCCTGCCGAAATGCCGCATCGTCATCGGCGAGGCCCGGCACATCGACCACGCCGCCCGGACCGCGACCGTCACCACCCTCGCCACCGACGAGGAGGGCGGGGGCCCCGTCGAGATCGAGTACGACGAACTGGTCCTCGCCCCCGGCTCCGTCTCCCGCACGCTCCCCATTCCGGGACTCGCCGAATACGCCATCGGATTCAAGACCGTCGAAGAGGCCATCGGCCTGCGCAATCACGTCATCGAGCAGATGGACATCGCCTCCTCCACCCGCGATCCCGCCCTGCGCGACGCCGCCCTCACCTTCGTCTTCGTCGGCGGCGGCTACGCCGGCGTCGAGGCGCTCGGCGAGCTGGAGGACATGGCCCGCTTCGCCGCCCGCTACTACCACAACATCAAGCCCGAGGACATGAAGTGGGTGCTGGTCGAGGCCAGCGACCGGATCCTCCCCGAGGTCGGCCCCGAGATGGGCACGTACACGATCCGCGAACTGCGCCGCCGCGGCATCGACCTGCGCCTGGAGACCCGCCTCGAGTCCTGCGAGAACCGGATCGCGGTCCTCAGCGACGGAGCCCGCTTCCCCACCCGCACCGTCGTCTGGACCGCCGGCGTCAAACCGCACCCGATCCTCGCCGCCAGCGACCTGCCCAAGACCGAGCGCGGCCGCCTCGCCTGCACCTCCTTCCTCACCGTCGAAGGCGTCGAGCACGCCTGGGCCGCCGGGGACGCGGCCTCCGTCCCCGACATCACCGCCGCGGAGAAGGGCGTCCCCTGCGCCCCGAACGCCCAGCACGCCGTCCGCCAGGCCAAGGTGCTCGCCGACAACCTCGTATCGTCGCTGCGGGGCGGACTCCTCACCGAGTACGCCCACAAGTACGCGGGTTCCGTGGCCTCCCTCGGACTCCACAAGGGCGTCGCCCACATCTACGGCCGCAAGCTCAAGGGCTACCCGGCCTGGCTCATGCACCGCGCCTACCACCTCAGCCGCGTCCCGACCCTGAACCGCAAGACGCGCGTGCTCGCCGAGTGGACGCTCTCCGGCCTCTTCACGCGTGAGATCGTCTCGCTGGGATCCCTCGAACACCCCAGAGCAGAATTCGAACTCGCGGCGGGCGGAGGCCCCAAGGACCCTCCGAAGAAGAACGAAGGCTGA
- a CDS encoding TetR/AcrR family transcriptional regulator, producing MHISDFHASATALSSAASATDSHGRLMAGGATTHGVGRSTPLRVDAQRNLEHVLRAAREVFGELGYGAPMEDVARRARVGVGTVYRRFPSKDVLVRRIAEEETSRLTEQARTALGQEEEPWQALSRFLRTSVASGAGRLLPPQVLRVGEDGADGAVEEAARVPHQRQVVAAGGAPDLRVVAARTGLDDEPSEDAGAGELLEVVGRLVDRAREAGALRADVTVADVLLVIATAAPALPDAAQQAAASARLLDILLEGLRSRTA from the coding sequence ATGCACATTTCCGATTTCCATGCTTCTGCCACCGCTCTGTCCTCGGCCGCTTCCGCGACCGACAGTCACGGGCGCCTGATGGCCGGCGGCGCCACCACACACGGCGTGGGTCGCTCCACGCCGCTGCGCGTCGACGCACAGCGCAATCTCGAACACGTACTTCGCGCGGCGCGCGAGGTCTTCGGTGAGCTCGGCTACGGGGCTCCGATGGAGGACGTCGCACGCCGCGCACGGGTCGGCGTCGGCACCGTGTACCGACGGTTCCCCAGCAAGGACGTCCTGGTCCGGCGGATAGCCGAGGAGGAGACCTCGCGCCTGACCGAGCAGGCCCGTACGGCTCTCGGCCAAGAGGAGGAGCCGTGGCAGGCGCTGTCGCGCTTCCTGCGCACCTCCGTGGCCTCGGGCGCCGGCCGGCTGCTGCCTCCGCAGGTGCTGCGGGTCGGCGAGGACGGGGCTGACGGGGCGGTCGAGGAGGCCGCGCGGGTTCCGCACCAGCGTCAGGTCGTCGCGGCCGGCGGGGCGCCCGATCTGCGGGTCGTCGCCGCGCGGACCGGGCTGGACGACGAGCCCTCCGAGGACGCGGGCGCGGGCGAGCTGCTCGAGGTCGTCGGCCGCCTCGTCGACCGGGCCCGGGAGGCCGGTGCGCTGCGCGCCGATGTCACGGTGGCCGATGTACTGCTGGTGATCGCGACGGCCGCGCCCGCGCTGCCGGACGCGGCGCAGCAGGCGGCGGCTTCGGCGCGGCTGCTCGACATCCTGCTCGAAGGGCTGCGGTCCCGGACGGCGTAG
- a CDS encoding sigma-70 family RNA polymerase sigma factor gives MSVDGREEPHGGAGGEVGAGSLPARQVPAQREPSGRHAAGPSGELPPSDGDLIARMRGGDDGAYEELFRRHSGAVRRYARTCCRDGHTADDLTAEVFARTLQAVRGGAGPDQSVRAYLLTTVRRVAAAWAKTAKREHLVEDFALFAEQASGSGDGGVGLPVRAGDDTLELGADVRAMHEAEQTLAMQAFRSLPERWQAVLWHTTVEEESPSSIAPLFGLSANATAVLASRAREGLKQAYLQAHVSTALSSGGDCARYADRLGAYARGGLRMRAERGLRKHLEECARCRLAAGELKDVNAGIPALLPVAVIGWFAAGYAAKAAGVVAGGAVAAGGAGAAAAAVGAGGSTAGAGAGAAGAGAAGAAGGAAGGGGAGGAGGAAVSEGLGLPAKAAIAAGVVVAAAAGVVFALAGDDTAPAVRANPTPAVAVPVPRSPAPAAPEPGPSRAEPPAARGSVPPPKKQTPPPPVAVAPAVPTPSRSPERSSPAPSPSRAPTPKPKPTPSPAPPPKPTPPKPPPQAPQGFRLSSLGQSAFGNHDGHEIETWHSSWVWQRWAPMIGGQRYTHGITVNSRSSVEITLNRSCAVFSARAGVDGMSLLTDGTVRFSVYADGRRLWQSRALGYEDPAAHVSVSLTGHKTLRLVVEHAGGGRLPTLATWADSVISCR, from the coding sequence ATGAGCGTTGACGGGCGGGAAGAGCCACACGGTGGCGCCGGCGGCGAGGTCGGTGCGGGCAGCCTGCCCGCACGGCAGGTCCCGGCCCAGCGCGAACCGAGTGGCCGGCACGCTGCCGGGCCGAGCGGCGAACTTCCGCCTTCCGACGGGGACTTGATCGCCCGGATGCGCGGGGGCGACGACGGGGCCTACGAGGAACTGTTCCGGCGCCACTCCGGTGCCGTGCGCCGCTATGCCCGTACCTGCTGCCGTGACGGGCACACCGCCGACGATCTGACGGCCGAGGTCTTCGCGCGGACCCTCCAGGCCGTACGGGGCGGGGCGGGTCCGGACCAGTCCGTGCGCGCCTACCTGCTGACCACCGTGCGCCGGGTCGCCGCCGCCTGGGCGAAGACGGCCAAGCGGGAGCATCTGGTCGAGGACTTCGCACTGTTCGCGGAGCAGGCCTCCGGGTCCGGCGACGGCGGGGTCGGGCTGCCCGTTCGCGCGGGGGACGACACCCTTGAACTCGGCGCCGATGTGCGGGCCATGCACGAGGCCGAGCAGACCCTCGCGATGCAGGCCTTCCGGAGCCTGCCCGAGCGGTGGCAGGCCGTGCTCTGGCACACCACCGTCGAGGAGGAGTCGCCGAGCTCCATCGCCCCGCTCTTCGGGCTGAGCGCGAACGCCACCGCGGTGCTGGCGAGCCGGGCCCGCGAGGGCCTCAAGCAGGCGTACCTCCAGGCCCATGTGAGCACCGCGCTGAGCTCCGGCGGGGACTGCGCCCGGTACGCCGACCGGCTGGGGGCGTACGCCCGTGGCGGCTTGCGGATGCGGGCCGAGCGGGGGCTGCGCAAGCACCTCGAGGAGTGCGCCCGGTGCCGGCTCGCCGCGGGTGAGCTCAAGGACGTCAACGCGGGCATTCCCGCGCTGCTGCCGGTCGCCGTCATCGGATGGTTCGCCGCCGGGTACGCGGCCAAGGCGGCAGGAGTGGTGGCCGGCGGCGCCGTCGCCGCGGGTGGTGCCGGGGCCGCTGCCGCGGCTGTGGGCGCCGGCGGGTCGACGGCCGGGGCGGGTGCAGGGGCCGCCGGAGCTGGGGCTGCCGGGGCCGCTGGTGGGGCTGCGGGTGGGGGCGGGGCCGGTGGGGCCGGCGGAGCCGCGGTTTCCGAGGGGCTGGGGCTGCCGGCCAAGGCGGCCATCGCCGCCGGGGTCGTGGTGGCCGCGGCCGCCGGTGTGGTGTTCGCGCTGGCCGGTGACGACACCGCTCCGGCCGTGCGCGCGAACCCGACGCCGGCCGTGGCCGTGCCGGTGCCGCGGAGTCCCGCCCCCGCCGCGCCGGAGCCCGGCCCGTCGCGGGCGGAGCCGCCGGCGGCACGGGGATCCGTACCGCCCCCGAAGAAGCAGACGCCCCCGCCGCCGGTGGCCGTGGCGCCGGCCGTGCCGACGCCCTCGCGGAGCCCGGAGCGGTCCTCGCCCGCTCCGAGTCCGAGCCGGGCCCCGACGCCGAAGCCGAAGCCCACGCCGAGTCCGGCGCCTCCCCCCAAGCCGACGCCTCCGAAGCCGCCGCCGCAGGCCCCTCAGGGATTCCGGCTCTCCTCACTGGGGCAGTCCGCCTTCGGGAACCACGACGGCCACGAGATCGAGACCTGGCACAGCAGTTGGGTGTGGCAGCGCTGGGCGCCGATGATCGGCGGACAGCGCTATACGCACGGGATCACCGTCAATTCCCGTTCCTCCGTGGAGATCACCCTCAACCGGAGTTGTGCCGTCTTCTCGGCACGGGCCGGTGTGGACGGCATGTCACTGCTCACGGACGGCACGGTCCGCTTCTCCGTGTACGCGGACGGGCGGCGGCTGTGGCAGTCCCGCGCGCTGGGGTACGAGGACCCGGCGGCGCATGTCTCCGTCTCCCTCACGGGGCACAAGACGCTGCGCCTGGTCGTGGAACACGCGGGGGGCGGCCGCCTGCCGACGCTGGCGACCTGGGCCGACTCCGTCATCAGCTGCCGCTGA
- a CDS encoding asparagine synthase-related protein, which produces MRWLVGWSSIAASFGTAGRVAGHGAAHASDQGAYGSGHGYASGNGAGYGSGPDAWGDGPLRGGLADAGHPDEPGAAHADRTVVPVGAQLLWGDPDPLWAVGDWRPDEIRTLTADPADPFTRLAVLGCCGATDEELRRALYAARGGALRHLTQWPGSYTAVVQAGRRITVVGDLAGARPVFYTPWASGTAYATAALPLADLIEAQLDIGHLAALLACPDSPEALGDGTPYVGVRRIPPGHALILREGSREITGYEPVASLAVAAPTADPELAVEGVREALVDAVRARLTAPRHAPETLPYDPGPVPGMGPADRRAARGAPAPVPGVGADLSGGSASATLALLAAGLPGAPGALLGRTGERLLAVTFNDLATPQGREPELERAHAIASDPRLHHVVVAAAEEALPYADLDGPLTDEPGPSLVFAARERRRLASGSADHFTGHGARQVLDAHPARLADLLLDRRRRHLLRPTLALARSSPSEGDSLLVPFLVPLTVYAAARRLARTPYRAGMEAAAARLRDGIPAAGPSSAVDASLAALTWSRPGPAAAWLTGEALAEVSIRLSAAAGRPPLSLRPGEARARAVLARHAADHRVFEQAVEVRSQRLHAPFLDNQVVRAARALPESLRVQPGARAAVLRGVLSSAGVRDLPAGWGATAHAPNESATRLGLRAALPHLLTLFTSPLLADAGLIEARVVRQALLDAADGRPVPLDGLAELVSMELWLTRLLARRGTCWTGTSTPRRRAVPTGVPLRRPALS; this is translated from the coding sequence GTGCGCTGGTTGGTGGGTTGGAGCAGTATCGCCGCGAGCTTCGGCACGGCCGGACGGGTCGCGGGGCACGGCGCTGCGCACGCCTCCGACCAGGGCGCATACGGCTCGGGCCACGGCTACGCCTCCGGGAACGGCGCCGGGTACGGCTCCGGCCCGGACGCGTGGGGCGACGGCCCGCTCCGCGGCGGCCTCGCCGACGCGGGTCACCCCGACGAACCGGGCGCCGCCCACGCGGACCGCACCGTGGTCCCCGTCGGCGCCCAGCTCCTCTGGGGCGATCCCGACCCCCTGTGGGCCGTCGGCGACTGGCGCCCGGACGAGATCCGCACCCTCACCGCCGACCCCGCGGACCCCTTCACCCGCCTCGCGGTCCTCGGCTGCTGCGGCGCCACCGACGAGGAACTGCGCCGCGCGCTCTACGCCGCCCGCGGCGGCGCGCTGCGCCACCTCACGCAGTGGCCCGGCAGCTACACCGCCGTCGTCCAGGCCGGCCGCCGCATCACGGTCGTCGGCGACCTGGCCGGCGCCCGGCCCGTCTTCTACACGCCCTGGGCGAGCGGGACCGCGTACGCCACCGCCGCCCTCCCGCTCGCCGACCTGATCGAGGCGCAGCTCGACATCGGCCATCTCGCCGCCCTGCTGGCCTGCCCCGACAGCCCGGAGGCGCTGGGCGACGGCACACCGTACGTCGGCGTACGCCGGATCCCGCCCGGGCACGCGCTGATCCTGCGCGAGGGCTCGCGGGAGATCACCGGGTACGAGCCGGTGGCCTCCCTCGCGGTGGCCGCCCCCACCGCCGACCCCGAGCTCGCGGTGGAGGGCGTACGGGAAGCTTTGGTCGACGCGGTGCGCGCCCGGCTCACGGCTCCGCGGCATGCTCCCGAGACGCTGCCCTACGACCCCGGGCCCGTCCCCGGAATGGGCCCGGCCGACCGGCGGGCCGCGCGCGGCGCCCCCGCCCCCGTCCCCGGAGTCGGCGCGGACCTCTCCGGAGGCAGCGCCTCCGCGACCCTCGCCCTGCTCGCGGCCGGCCTCCCGGGCGCACCCGGAGCCCTGCTCGGACGCACCGGGGAACGCCTCCTCGCCGTCACCTTCAACGACCTGGCCACTCCCCAGGGCCGCGAACCCGAACTGGAACGCGCCCACGCCATCGCCTCCGACCCCCGCCTGCACCACGTGGTCGTGGCCGCCGCCGAGGAGGCCCTCCCCTACGCGGACCTCGACGGCCCGCTGACCGACGAACCCGGCCCCTCCCTCGTCTTCGCCGCCCGCGAGCGGCGCCGCCTCGCGTCCGGCTCGGCGGACCACTTCACCGGACACGGAGCCCGTCAGGTCCTCGACGCCCACCCCGCCCGGCTCGCCGACCTCCTGCTCGACCGGCGCCGCCGCCACCTGCTGCGCCCCACCCTGGCCCTGGCCCGCTCCTCCCCCTCCGAGGGCGACTCCCTCCTCGTCCCCTTCCTGGTCCCCCTCACCGTGTACGCGGCGGCCCGCCGCCTGGCCCGTACGCCGTACCGCGCCGGCATGGAGGCGGCGGCGGCCCGCCTGCGCGACGGAATCCCGGCCGCGGGCCCCTCCTCCGCGGTGGACGCCTCGCTGGCGGCCCTGACCTGGTCCCGGCCCGGCCCGGCGGCGGCCTGGCTGACGGGCGAGGCACTGGCCGAGGTATCGATCCGCCTCTCCGCCGCCGCGGGCCGCCCGCCCCTCTCCCTGCGCCCCGGCGAGGCCCGGGCCCGCGCCGTCCTGGCCCGGCACGCCGCCGACCACCGGGTCTTCGAGCAGGCCGTGGAGGTCCGCAGCCAGCGGCTGCACGCCCCGTTCCTGGACAACCAGGTCGTACGGGCCGCCCGGGCCCTGCCCGAATCCCTGCGCGTGCAGCCCGGCGCCCGGGCGGCGGTCCTGCGCGGGGTCCTGTCCTCGGCCGGGGTCCGCGACCTCCCCGCGGGGTGGGGCGCGACGGCCCACGCCCCGAACGAATCGGCGACCCGCCTGGGACTGCGCGCGGCCCTCCCGCACCTGCTGACCCTCTTCACGTCCCCGCTCCTGGCGGACGCGGGCCTGATCGAAGCCCGGGTCGTCCGCCAGGCACTCCTGGACGCGGCGGACGGCCGCCCGGTCCCGCTCGACGGCCTCGCCGAACTCGTCTCGATGGAACTGTGGCTGACCCGCCTCCTGGCCCGCCGCGGCACCTGTTGGACGGGCACCTCCACCCCCCGCCGCAGAGCCGTCCCCACAGGCGTCCCCCTCCGCCGCCCAGCCCTGTCCTGA